A single genomic interval of Pyrus communis chromosome 5, drPyrComm1.1, whole genome shotgun sequence harbors:
- the LOC137734192 gene encoding small RNA binding protein 1-like gives MDQVAMSFLNMNIDHTTKDLRSEVPGGEGTEGGGDCIVGAGGELLAGGGADLEPDGGGVTVGDGGDFSGASPCGASGESDEGGGTSAGGGGDSVDLGGGE, from the exons ATGGATCAAGTTGCAATGAGCTTTCTGAATATGAACATAGATCACACAACCAAAGATTTGAG GAGCGAAGTACCAGGGGGTGAAGGGACCGAAGGAGGTGGTGATTGCATCGTGGGTGCAGGGGGTGAGTTATTAGCTGGTGGAGGAGCAGATTTGGAACCAGATGGAGGAGGTGTGACGGTGGGGGATGGAGGAGATTTTTCTGGTGCTTCTCCTTGTGGTGCTAGTGGAGAATCGGACGAAGGGGGCGGGACATCAGCTGGAGGAGGTGGGGACTCTGTGGATTTAGGTGGAGGTGAGTGA